A window of uncultured Methanobrevibacter sp. genomic DNA:
TATTTAAAATAATGATCAATAATTTTGCCTGTTTAGAATTTATTTTAATTTAAGTGATTGATATTTTTCATTAAAATAAATAAACTCAAAAAAAAACATCACATAATTAATAGATATGCATGAATATGACTAAAATGAGAAAAAAAATAAAATGAGCAATGTTTTCCAAATCACATATGATTTAAAAACATTGCTTTAATATTGTTTCAACGCAGATAAATTAAATCTACTTAATTTTAATATTTACAGATTTAGTTACTTTTTTATAGAGTGAATTACCTTTATAGGTTATAACAGATTTAAAAGTACCTTTTTTAGTTAATTTGGTAATTTTAAAGATTGCTTTACCATTGCTATTGGTTTTAGCAGTATAGGTTTTACCTTTCACTTTAAGAGTAACTTTGACATTTTTAATAACTTTATTTTTATGATTTTTCAAGGTTATTGTGTACTTTTTGGTTTTAACAGTACGTTTAAATGTTTTCGCTTTAGCAGTTATTTTCGGAGTTCCTTTAGCGACTACAACTTTAGCATCCCTAATTGAACTATCATAAGCTAAATCACCTGCAAAAGTAACTGTTGCAACATATGTTTTTGGTTTTAAATTACTTGGAACTGTAATTGATATTTGACCTGCAGAGTCTGTAACCCCACTATAGGTTTTATCATTAAGTACAACATAAAGTGTTTTACCACTTACAGGATTAGCTTCATAATCTCTTAAAGTAATAACCATTTTTTTACTGTTTAAATAAACAACACTTAAATCATCAGCATAAACTACAGTTGAAGATTTAATGCCCAATATTGCTTTTCCAGCATCTTCAATAATCTTTATAATTTCTGTAATGTTTATGTATTTAGAGATATCGAAATCTTTGATAAAGTCAATGATATTATCAATGATACCAGTGATGTTAAAGAATTTAGTAATGTTATCTAATAAAGCAGTAATATTAAAGAATTTAGTAATGTTATCTAAGAAACCAGTGATATTTAACTTATTAAATAACTCTGTAAAGTTCAAATTATCTAAAAATCCAGTAATATTTAATTTATTAAATAAATCAGTGAAATTCAAATTATTTAATAATCCAGTAATATTCAAACCATTGATAAACTCAGTGAAGTTAAAGTTATCTAAAAATCCAGTGAGATTTAACTTATCCAATAACGCAGTAAAGTTCAAATTATTTAAAATTTCAGTAATATTCCAACCTTTAAATATATCAGTAAAGTTCAAATTATCTAAAAATTCAGTAATATTCAAACCATGGATAAACTCAGTGAAATTGAAATTATCTAAATATTTAGTAATATTTGAAAGTCCAGTGATATTCAAACCATGGATAAACTCAGTAAAGTTGAAATTATCTAAAAATCCAGTAATATTTAAATTTTCTAAAAATCCAGTTATATTCAAACCACCAAATATATTAGTAAAATTAAGGTTATCTAAAAATCCGGTAATATTCAAACCACCAAATATATTAGTAAAGTTAAGATTATCTAAAAATCCAGAGACATTCCAATTATTGAAAAATTCAGTGAAATTCAACTTATCAAAAAATCCTGTAATGTTCAAACCACCAAATATATTAGTAAAGTTAAGGTTATCTAAAAATCCAGTAATATTCCAATTTTTAAATAATTCAGTAAAGTTCAAATTATTTAAAAAATCAGTAATATTAAAATTATCAAAAATACCAGTGAGATTCAAACCAGTAATATTTAAACCAGACAATAAACTAGAAGCATTCCAATTATCAAAGACGCCAGTGAGATTCAAACCAGACAATAAACTAGAAGCATTCCAATTATCAAAGACGCCAGTGAGATTCAAACCTGTGAAATTAAAACCAGTCCAGAAACTAGAAATATTCCAACCAAAGACCTCGGTGAAATTAAAATTAAAAACTCCATTTCCATCATTTAAAACAACGACATCTTGTTGAGCACCAAGGACATTATCAACATTAATTTTGGCCGGAACTGATTTGATCTCGTCGGAATTAGTATCTTCAATAGCGTTTACAGCCGTATCAACATCAGTCACATCATTTTCAGTTGATTGATTATTTACATCATCAGTTATGTTTTCTTCAATAGTTCCAATCTCAGTTGCCAATGATTTGTCTTCCAAATCATTTATTTCATCGACAGCTATTTGATCATTAATATTGGAATCTTTAACTGAAGAAATTACATCATTAGTGAAATTATCACTATCTGAAGCACTTACTGCACCAACAGCAAGTAAAGAAATAAGTATAACTGAAAGTATAAACGTATATTTCTTCATTAATTATTCCTCCACACTTTTTGAAAAAAATCTAAAATAATAAATAGATATTATTTGAATTATATTATTTAATATAGTTATACTATATTTAACCACTTATAAAAACTTTTATAAAAAAAAACAACATCTTTAATAATATTTTTATTATGATTTGATTTTTCGACCAAAAATATCAGCATGATGTTAAAAATACTAATCATTATAATATTTCATGTGAAATTCAAGGATAGAAACCTTTTGATTAAAAACTGAAAATGATTCACATCACCAATTAAACATCAATAATTGTTGGACTAAACTTCATATCAATTATTTGTGTCATCATGAATAATGAAATATGATAATTATAAATTTGACAAATTTAATATATTTGTTATGACTAAATTTTTATATGAACATTAATTAAAAGTAGTGAGATAATTTTTTATGTCAAGCATGAGTAGCGTTGCAGGACTTTCAAAATATATAACCACCCTGCCCAAAACAAAATTTTCCATAATTGGAATGATATTGATAAGTACCCTAACAGGATCATTATATTTTTTAATTGATTCCGTGAGCCATAGTATTCTAGAAGAAATCTTATATGGTGGAATTTATTTTTTAATGATTATCGGTATTACATCAATTATGAGTGGTGGGCTTAATCAGCAGGTCATAAGTATAATGGATGGTATAAACGTTAAAATAAAGCATTCCATGTTTTTGTCTGCACTTTCAATGACAATATTATGCATCATATTACTTATTGGAGGAGTAATTTCAAGAATCCTAAATTTGGATATCTTTTTAAACTCATTATTATTCGGTTGTGTTTTGATATATGGGTTCAACACATTAGTATTCTGGGCCACTTCAAAGATGAGGTTCACAAAAGCGGTTACAGTAGCATTAATTCAACCAGTGCTCATATTGGCAATGTACATTCTCGTTACATTTTTAGTAATTGACACTAGTTTTTTAGGACCTATAATTATACAAATTACATTAAAAGCATTGATTGCTGGAATAATATTTGTTTTAGCGATTTATGCATTTATCACAATAATAGCTTCCCCATTTAAGAAAAACTTAGGAATTGGAGTTTTAGATTTATTGAGTTTATTCATTGCACACATGAACGAAGGTTCAAATTCTCTTGAAGGACTGTTTGAAAATATGAGTGAAGCTATTGATACAGTAGTCACATTTGTTAGTTTCAAGACTGAAAATGGAATAAAAGCATTATTCATTTCACCATCTGTCCATCCAGGGCCACTTGGAGACCTTGGAGGATCCAATATGCCAACAATTCTAGCAAACAAATTCGATCACTTCACCATGGTCGCACATGGACCATCAACTCACGATTTCAACCCAATTGCAGTTTCTGAAATAGATAAAATCGAAACTGCAGTAAAAAAGGGATTGAAAAAAGTCGAATATAAACCTAGCGCAAGCGAATTTGTAAGATACAATGCACAAACAGCAAACATTGGAGTTCAATTTTTCAATGAAGGGATGGTGATATTATCAACATTTGCACCAGAGGGCAGTGATGACATTGAATTTGGTGTTGGACTTACAATGATGGCTCAAAGCAGAAGCAAATGTGCTGTTAAAGATTCCGTAATTGTTGATTGTCATAACTCCTTTGCTCCTGAAAGTGGAGAAGTTTTGCCTGGAAATGCTGAAGTATTCTATTTGATTGACGTGATTGATAAAATTAAGACAGATCAAGATAAAACAAACATAAAAGTTGGATGCTGGCAAAACAATATGGATACACTTAATAAACAGGAAGGAATTGGAGAAAGTGGCTTGAAAACAATGATTATAGAAGTAAATAATCAAAGAACAGCTTATGTTTTATTTGATTCCAACAATATGGAAGTCGGATTTAGACAGGAGATAATGGAAGCGGTAAAAGATTTGGAAATCGATGAAATTGAAGTAATGACTACTGATACACATACAGTCAACACCATTTCAAGAGGATACAATCCAGTTGGAATTACCAAAAGACCTGAAATTTTAGAATATGTTAAAAAAAGTATAAAAGAAGCAATTAATGATTTAGAAGAAGTTGAAGTTGGAACTGGAACCGAAAAAATAGAAAATCTCAACACATTTGGTCCAAAAAATTCAACTGAACTAATCTCAACAATCAGTTCAGTTGTTGCAGTCAGTAAAATTATAGCTCCAGTTTTACTAATAACTTCATTAATAATTGCATTTATTTGGATATTCTTCGGTTTATAAGTACATTACAAAGATTGTGTATGAAATAACCCAAGTAAAGAAAAATGGTGCAATTCCATCCCATAACCATTGAGAAAATCCAGAAATTTCATCTCCAGCCATTTTTTGACTGAATTGACCTACAAAATAAAGTATTATTAATGCTACAAAGCCAGCAAATATATCATTTTTAAATCCAACCCAACCTACAGTCAAAGCAGTTGAAATTATAGCGGCGACAAGTGCAGCAACAATATGAATACTAGTAACCTTAATAGTTGTGTCCATTGATATCCTCCTTAATTAAATATATTAATATAATTTTAGTAATTATAATATATTAAAGTATTGATTGATAAAAAAAAGGTGTTTACTATGAAACCCATGTCCAATGTAGACATATTTACAATAAGTGATGAACTGAATAATTTATTAAGTGGTGCTCGAGTAGATAAATCATTCCAACCAACAAAAGACATTGTAGTAATGAGATTCCACGTCCCCGGAACCGGAAGAATTGATTTAGTAATGCAATGTGGCTCAAGAATACATACAAGCCAATATCCCCTCGAAAATCCAACCACGCCTCCAACATTTCCTATGCTTTTAAGAAAAAGAATTAAAGGTGGGCATGTTGAAAGCATAAAACAACATAATTTTGATCGTGTGGTTGAAATTAGAGTCAAAAAAGACAAATATTACACAATAATAGTTGAATTATTTGACAAAGGGAATATCATTCTTTTAGATGATGAAAACAATATCATTTTACCCCTTAAAAGGAAACATTGGAGCAATAGGGACATAAGTTCCAAAAGAGAATATGTTTTCCCAGAAGAAAGAGGAATGAACCCTATAACCATTTCAGAAAATGAATTTACAGAATTATTTGAAAATAAT
This region includes:
- a CDS encoding DUF2070 family protein, encoding MSSMSSVAGLSKYITTLPKTKFSIIGMILISTLTGSLYFLIDSVSHSILEEILYGGIYFLMIIGITSIMSGGLNQQVISIMDGINVKIKHSMFLSALSMTILCIILLIGGVISRILNLDIFLNSLLFGCVLIYGFNTLVFWATSKMRFTKAVTVALIQPVLILAMYILVTFLVIDTSFLGPIIIQITLKALIAGIIFVLAIYAFITIIASPFKKNLGIGVLDLLSLFIAHMNEGSNSLEGLFENMSEAIDTVVTFVSFKTENGIKALFISPSVHPGPLGDLGGSNMPTILANKFDHFTMVAHGPSTHDFNPIAVSEIDKIETAVKKGLKKVEYKPSASEFVRYNAQTANIGVQFFNEGMVILSTFAPEGSDDIEFGVGLTMMAQSRSKCAVKDSVIVDCHNSFAPESGEVLPGNAEVFYLIDVIDKIKTDQDKTNIKVGCWQNNMDTLNKQEGIGESGLKTMIIEVNNQRTAYVLFDSNNMEVGFRQEIMEAVKDLEIDEIEVMTTDTHTVNTISRGYNPVGITKRPEILEYVKKSIKEAINDLEEVEVGTGTEKIENLNTFGPKNSTELISTISSVVAVSKIIAPVLLITSLIIAFIWIFFGL